Proteins encoded within one genomic window of Mycolicibacterium monacense:
- the yaaA gene encoding peroxide stress protein YaaA: MLVLLPPSETKRDGGDGPPLRLDRLSFPDLDPVRKALLDELVDLSADREASRGALGLSPKQDAEIERNAVLHTAPTLPAIDRYTGVLYDALDIGSLRGAAAVRARQRLAIGSALFGLLRADDPVPAYRLSASAKLPASAPLSARWRPVLEPVLTDIAAQELVVDLRSGSYAALGRLPDAVRVDVLAEHPDGRRTVVSHFNKAHKGRLARALATTRAEPSDAAAVATVARRAGMRVERDGADLVVVVPA; encoded by the coding sequence GTGCTCGTGCTGCTTCCGCCATCGGAGACCAAACGCGACGGCGGCGACGGACCGCCGCTGCGGCTCGACCGGCTGTCCTTCCCCGACCTGGACCCGGTGCGCAAGGCGCTCCTCGACGAACTCGTCGACCTGTCGGCCGACCGGGAGGCGAGCCGCGGGGCGCTGGGACTCTCGCCGAAACAGGACGCCGAGATCGAACGCAACGCCGTCCTGCACACCGCCCCGACGCTGCCCGCCATCGACCGCTACACCGGCGTGCTCTACGACGCCCTGGACATCGGGTCGTTGCGCGGCGCGGCCGCCGTACGGGCCCGGCAGCGACTGGCGATCGGTTCGGCACTGTTCGGGCTGCTGCGGGCCGACGACCCGGTGCCCGCCTACCGGCTCTCGGCGAGCGCGAAACTGCCCGCGAGTGCGCCGCTGAGCGCGCGGTGGCGTCCGGTTCTCGAACCGGTGCTGACCGACATCGCCGCACAGGAACTCGTCGTCGACCTGCGGTCCGGTTCCTATGCCGCGCTCGGCCGGTTGCCCGACGCGGTGCGCGTCGACGTGCTCGCCGAACACCCCGACGGCCGACGCACCGTGGTCAGCCACTTCAACAAGGCGCACAAGGGCAGGCTCGCCCGCGCGCTGGCCACCACCCGTGCCGAACCGTCCGACGCGGCGGCGGTCGCGACCGTCGCGCGGCGCGCCGGGATGCGGGTCGAACGCGACGGAGCCGATCTCGTCGTCGTCGTGCCCGCCTGA
- a CDS encoding MSMEG_6728 family protein, whose product MQTFLPCEDFDASAEVLDVRRLGKQRVEVIQVLRALTVPGYGWRHHPAAAMWAGYEEALVRYGLQICAHWCRSGRADTCATTLVTDLGATVGATAVRSQAELGAAGELPPWLGDEAFHRSHRAALVKKDPAHYRPLFPDVPDDLPYVWPTSDRERRIPL is encoded by the coding sequence ATGCAGACCTTCCTGCCCTGCGAGGATTTCGACGCCAGCGCCGAGGTGCTCGATGTGCGTCGACTCGGTAAGCAGCGGGTGGAGGTGATCCAGGTCCTGCGGGCGCTGACGGTGCCGGGCTACGGATGGCGGCACCATCCCGCCGCCGCGATGTGGGCGGGTTACGAGGAGGCCCTGGTGCGCTACGGGCTGCAGATCTGCGCCCACTGGTGCCGCAGCGGACGGGCCGACACGTGCGCCACGACGCTGGTGACCGATCTCGGCGCGACGGTCGGCGCCACCGCCGTGCGCTCACAGGCCGAACTCGGCGCCGCCGGCGAGCTGCCACCGTGGCTGGGCGACGAGGCCTTCCACCGCAGCCACCGGGCGGCGTTGGTGAAGAAGGATCCGGCCCACTACCGGCCGCTGTTCCCCGACGTGCCCGACGACCTGCCGTACGTGTGGCCGACCTCCGACCGCGAGCGCCGAATACCGCTCTGA
- a CDS encoding alkaline phosphatase family protein — protein MQLPQSNPDVPHLADVVPSVLAAMEVPGFDARIDLPTGIGSACVLLIDGLGAELLDRHADDAPVLSGLRGDTLQVGFPSTTVASLASVGTGCRSGAHGMVGYTFRMPGAGVVNPLRWRPHPWGEDLRESMPPETVQPMPTAFERAASAGVAVHVVSNAEFAGSGLTRAVLRGGRFIGVHGLGDLAASVRRALTDGGFCYGYHGDLDLLGHLYGPGSTAWRLQLRQVDRLVESVVTGLPPGALLAVVADHGMVEVDPGRILDLDACAPLFDGVEAVAGEARARYVYVAEGATATVLAAWRETLGDRAWVTTRDEAIEAGWFGARVADDMRPRIGDIVVAARDSAALVRRTVEPMESALRGQHGSLTDAEQRVPLLLAHA, from the coding sequence ATGCAGCTCCCGCAGTCGAATCCGGACGTACCGCACCTCGCCGACGTGGTCCCCTCGGTGCTCGCGGCGATGGAGGTGCCCGGCTTCGACGCGCGGATCGACCTACCGACCGGGATCGGCTCCGCGTGCGTCCTGCTCATCGACGGCCTCGGCGCCGAACTACTCGATCGGCACGCCGACGATGCGCCGGTCCTGAGCGGTCTGCGCGGCGACACCCTGCAGGTCGGATTCCCGTCCACCACGGTCGCCAGCCTGGCCTCCGTGGGGACGGGGTGCCGCTCCGGGGCGCACGGCATGGTGGGCTACACGTTCCGCATGCCCGGTGCCGGTGTGGTGAACCCGCTGCGCTGGCGTCCCCACCCCTGGGGTGAGGATCTACGCGAGTCGATGCCACCCGAGACGGTGCAGCCGATGCCGACGGCCTTCGAACGCGCGGCGTCGGCCGGCGTCGCCGTACACGTCGTGTCGAACGCGGAGTTCGCCGGTTCGGGCCTGACCCGCGCAGTGCTGCGCGGCGGGCGTTTCATCGGCGTACACGGACTCGGTGACCTCGCCGCCTCGGTGCGCCGGGCCCTCACCGACGGCGGATTCTGTTACGGCTACCACGGCGACCTCGATCTGCTCGGGCACCTGTACGGGCCGGGGTCGACGGCGTGGCGTCTGCAGCTACGCCAGGTCGACCGGCTGGTCGAGTCGGTGGTCACCGGGCTGCCGCCGGGTGCGCTGCTCGCCGTGGTCGCCGACCACGGGATGGTGGAGGTCGATCCGGGCCGCATCCTCGATCTCGACGCGTGCGCTCCTCTGTTCGACGGGGTCGAGGCGGTCGCGGGGGAAGCACGCGCCCGCTATGTCTACGTCGCCGAGGGGGCGACGGCCACGGTGCTGGCGGCGTGGCGGGAGACGCTCGGCGACCGGGCCTGGGTCACCACCCGCGACGAAGCCATCGAGGCCGGCTGGTTCGGCGCCCGGGTGGCCGACGACATGCGCCCGCGGATCGGTGACATCGTGGTCGCGGCAAGGGATTCCGCGGCGCTGGTGCGTCGCACGGTGGAGCCGATGGAGTCGGCGCTGCGGGGCCAGCACGGCTCGCTGACCGATGCCGAACAGCGGGTTCCCCTGCTGCTCGCGCACGCCTGA
- a CDS encoding glycoside hydrolase: MFALVTLMSLVNSVSGTPYVSGGDSPAGTDCSGLASWVSNAATGRPVYGDRFTTANMESELLARGFKHGSEPGALVIGWNSGHAAVTLPDGTPVSSGEGGRGVKVGGGGAHQPQFTNRMFLPAPPEATVPAQPPINVPLPPPPPGAPLPPPPPGAPLPPPPPGAPLPPPPPGAPLPPPPMAA, encoded by the coding sequence ATGTTTGCTCTAGTCACGTTGATGTCACTGGTCAACTCGGTTTCGGGCACGCCCTACGTCTCGGGCGGCGACAGCCCGGCGGGAACGGACTGCTCGGGCCTCGCGTCGTGGGTCAGCAACGCCGCGACCGGACGGCCCGTGTACGGCGACCGGTTCACCACTGCGAACATGGAAAGCGAACTGCTCGCCCGCGGCTTCAAACACGGTTCGGAACCCGGTGCGCTGGTGATCGGCTGGAACAGCGGCCATGCGGCGGTCACGCTGCCCGACGGCACGCCGGTGTCCTCGGGCGAAGGTGGCCGCGGCGTGAAGGTCGGCGGCGGCGGCGCACACCAGCCGCAGTTCACCAACCGGATGTTCCTGCCCGCTCCCCCGGAGGCAACGGTGCCGGCGCAGCCCCCGATCAATGTGCCGTTGCCGCCCCCGCCCCCCGGCGCCCCGCTGCCGCCTCCTCCCCCCGGCGCCCCGTTACCGCCCCCGCCGCCCGGCGCCCCGTTGCCGCCCCCGCCGCCCGGCGCCCCGTTGCCGCCCCCGCCGATGGCCGCGTGA
- a CDS encoding ArsR/SmtB family transcription factor has translation MDEVFKALADPSRRRLLDSLNLRDGQTLRELSAGLEMTRQSVSKHLTVLEAAGLVTTQRRGREKLHHLDAEPINALFDRWIRQYDRGRATSATGPEASPVPPEIDTQAFTYTTYIRTTPERLWQALTGPSFSGRYMGHAMVSTWQRGAPYTWVDGDLEVDDPGLVVLEADPYRRLAFTFPAAVPSTVDVDADALPPEPNSRVSIELDSRGDQVELTLTHDGFIANSVVRQYMSKMWPRKLADLKSGLEHR, from the coding sequence ATGGACGAGGTGTTCAAGGCGTTGGCCGACCCGAGCCGGCGCCGCCTGCTCGACAGCCTGAACCTGCGCGACGGGCAGACCCTGCGCGAACTGTCGGCGGGGCTGGAGATGACGCGCCAGTCCGTGTCCAAACACCTCACGGTGCTCGAGGCGGCCGGCCTCGTCACCACTCAGCGGCGTGGCCGCGAGAAACTCCACCACCTCGATGCCGAACCGATCAACGCGCTCTTCGACCGCTGGATCCGTCAGTACGACCGCGGGCGGGCCACTTCGGCGACCGGCCCCGAGGCGTCACCGGTCCCACCGGAGATCGACACCCAGGCGTTCACCTACACCACCTACATCAGGACGACCCCGGAGCGGTTGTGGCAGGCGCTCACCGGGCCGTCCTTTTCCGGTCGCTACATGGGCCATGCGATGGTGTCGACCTGGCAGCGAGGCGCCCCCTACACGTGGGTCGACGGCGATCTGGAAGTCGACGACCCCGGCCTGGTGGTCCTCGAGGCGGACCCGTACCGGCGACTGGCCTTCACGTTCCCCGCCGCCGTACCGTCGACGGTCGACGTGGATGCCGATGCCCTCCCACCGGAGCCCAACTCACGGGTGTCGATCGAGCTCGACTCGCGGGGCGATCAGGTCGAGCTCACCCTCACGCATGACGGTTTCATCGCGAACAGTGTTGTGCGCCAATACATGTCAAAAATGTGGCCGCGGAAGTTGGCCGATCTCAAAAGCGGGCTGGAGCACCGATAG
- a CDS encoding alpha/beta hydrolase — protein MQTRDYAPGRSLDLYGAAGDPVVLLWHGMQTDARAAVRPLAERIAGHGFAVVAPDWNSHADDDGRSDLLRSARFAADQTGAADGLIVVGWSLGGAAAVGLTFGAAEYGLRIARTVCLAGAFMAPDPLSGEPLTPGAAAGPRVPVTLVHGSGDDVVPVSASRDFSAELSGAGWRVQYVELAADHANIVGARYDAAADRYEPSDDPASLNVAAEVAEIIAAPAG, from the coding sequence GTGCAGACCCGTGACTACGCCCCCGGCCGGTCGCTCGACCTGTACGGCGCCGCGGGGGACCCCGTGGTCCTGCTCTGGCACGGTATGCAGACCGATGCGCGGGCCGCGGTCCGGCCGCTGGCCGAACGAATCGCCGGGCACGGTTTCGCGGTGGTCGCACCGGACTGGAATTCCCATGCTGACGACGACGGACGCTCCGACCTGCTGCGCTCGGCCCGCTTCGCCGCCGACCAGACCGGCGCCGCGGACGGTCTGATCGTCGTCGGGTGGTCGCTGGGCGGGGCCGCCGCGGTCGGCCTCACCTTCGGAGCCGCCGAGTACGGGCTGCGCATCGCGCGCACGGTCTGCCTCGCCGGTGCGTTCATGGCGCCCGACCCGCTGTCCGGCGAACCGTTGACCCCCGGTGCCGCGGCCGGCCCGCGCGTGCCGGTCACGCTGGTGCACGGAAGCGGCGACGACGTCGTCCCGGTGAGCGCGAGCCGGGACTTCTCCGCCGAGTTGAGCGGGGCCGGCTGGCGTGTGCAGTACGTCGAGCTCGCGGCCGACCACGCCAACATCGTGGGTGCCCGCTACGACGCCGCCGCCGACCGCTACGAACCCTCCGACGACCCCGCGAGCCTGAATGTCGCCGCCGAGGTCGCCGAGATCATCGCCGCACCGGCCGGCTGA
- a CDS encoding response regulator: protein MTPSTRPIDVLLIEDDPGDELITREAFEHNKISNTLHVAHDGQEGLDFLYRRNGYENAPRPDLILLDLNLPKYDGRQLLETVKSDPDLNHIPVVVLTTSSAEEDILRSYKLHANAYVTKPVDLDQFMNAVRQIDEFFVQVVRLPQS from the coding sequence ATGACACCCTCGACGAGGCCCATCGACGTTCTGCTCATCGAGGACGACCCGGGAGACGAGCTGATCACCCGCGAGGCGTTCGAGCACAACAAGATCAGCAACACCCTCCACGTCGCCCACGACGGGCAGGAGGGTCTCGACTTCCTCTACCGCCGCAATGGCTATGAGAACGCACCCCGCCCCGACCTGATCCTGCTCGACCTGAACCTGCCGAAGTACGACGGCCGTCAGCTGCTCGAGACGGTGAAGTCCGATCCCGACCTCAACCACATCCCGGTCGTCGTGCTGACCACCTCCTCGGCCGAGGAGGACATCCTGCGCAGCTACAAGCTGCACGCGAACGCCTACGTCACCAAACCGGTGGACCTCGACCAGTTCATGAACGCGGTCCGTCAGATCGACGAGTTCTTCGTCCAGGTCGTTCGACTGCCGCAGAGCTGA
- a CDS encoding sensor histidine kinase, translating into MTAPARRRGGQLTVQGWLNVVLAVMGILVLAGAFAGAILMNRTDAVSRELIEEIQPSRVAAYRLQAALRDQETAVRGYAIAADEQFLEPYYEGQQTEREAAEEIREHVGDHANLIADLDAVEQATAEWRANYAEPFIRSVGPGAPVDNDLVQRGKERFDNIRALFHVQNVDLAAARTAGVKELDEVRGWRDRVLAGIIVTFFVTALALAILARSALVRPLSALAASCRRITEGHFDERIVAQGPRDVRSMASDVEDMRQRIVEELEASRAAREQLDEQAVELRRSNAELEQFAYVASHDLQEPLRKVASFCQLLEKRYGDKLDERGVEYIKYAVDGAKRMQVLINDLLTFSRVGRLSAAHTDVELDEALDAAVSNLETSIEESGAEIVRPEEPLPQVLGDPTLLTMLWQNLIGNAVKFRKPDTTPRIVIECQRGTDDRDGQWVFTVSDNGIGIAEEFSQKVFVIFQRLHGREAYSGTGIGLALCKKIVEYHGGSIWIDNTYTEGTRFRMTLPVAVHEQPEVVLEGAQ; encoded by the coding sequence GTGACGGCCCCCGCCCGCCGGCGGGGAGGCCAGTTGACGGTGCAGGGCTGGTTGAACGTCGTGCTGGCCGTGATGGGAATCCTGGTGCTGGCCGGCGCGTTCGCCGGAGCGATCCTGATGAACCGTACGGACGCGGTGTCGCGCGAACTGATCGAAGAGATCCAACCGTCTCGGGTGGCGGCCTACCGGTTGCAGGCCGCCCTGCGCGATCAGGAGACGGCGGTACGGGGTTACGCGATCGCCGCCGACGAACAGTTCCTCGAGCCGTACTACGAGGGGCAGCAGACCGAACGGGAAGCGGCCGAGGAGATCCGCGAACACGTCGGTGACCACGCCAACCTGATCGCCGATCTGGATGCGGTCGAACAGGCCACCGCCGAGTGGCGCGCGAACTACGCCGAGCCGTTCATCCGGAGCGTGGGCCCGGGCGCCCCCGTCGACAACGACCTGGTGCAACGCGGTAAGGAGCGCTTCGACAACATCCGCGCGCTGTTCCACGTGCAGAACGTCGACCTCGCGGCGGCGCGCACCGCCGGGGTCAAGGAACTGGACGAGGTGCGCGGATGGCGCGACCGCGTCCTCGCCGGCATCATCGTCACGTTCTTCGTGACCGCCTTGGCGCTGGCGATCCTGGCTCGCAGCGCGCTGGTGCGCCCGCTGTCGGCACTGGCCGCGTCGTGCCGCCGCATCACCGAGGGGCATTTCGACGAGCGGATCGTGGCCCAAGGGCCGCGTGACGTGCGGAGCATGGCGTCGGACGTCGAGGACATGCGACAACGGATCGTGGAGGAACTCGAGGCGTCGCGGGCGGCCCGTGAGCAACTCGACGAACAGGCCGTCGAGTTGCGCCGGTCGAACGCCGAGCTGGAGCAGTTCGCCTATGTCGCCTCGCATGACCTGCAGGAACCGCTGCGCAAGGTGGCCTCGTTCTGTCAGCTGCTCGAGAAGCGCTACGGCGACAAACTCGACGAGCGCGGCGTCGAGTACATCAAGTACGCCGTCGACGGTGCCAAACGGATGCAGGTGCTCATCAACGACCTGCTGACCTTCTCGCGCGTCGGACGCCTCAGTGCCGCACACACCGACGTCGAACTCGACGAGGCGCTCGACGCCGCGGTGTCGAATCTCGAAACCTCCATCGAGGAGTCCGGCGCCGAGATCGTGCGCCCCGAAGAGCCGTTACCCCAGGTCCTGGGTGATCCGACGCTGCTGACGATGCTGTGGCAGAACCTGATCGGCAACGCGGTGAAGTTCCGGAAACCGGACACCACGCCCCGGATCGTGATCGAATGCCAGCGCGGCACCGACGACCGGGACGGCCAGTGGGTGTTCACCGTGTCGGACAACGGCATCGGCATCGCCGAGGAGTTCTCCCAGAAGGTGTTCGTCATCTTCCAGCGGCTGCACGGGCGCGAGGCCTACAGCGGCACCGGCATCGGGCTGGCGCTGTGCAAGAAGATCGTCGAGTACCACGGCGGCTCCATCTGGATCGACAACACCTACACCGAAGGCACCCGGTTCCGCATGACCCTTCCGGTCGCCGTCCACGAACAACCCGAAGTGGTTCTGGAAGGAGCCCAATGA
- a CDS encoding PP2C family protein-serine/threonine phosphatase — MLAPHDSELRPVPDSAVAPMTQFDTLTVLLVEDDRGDALLVEELISDAVADIRLRWAESMADAAREIRSGRPDCVLLDLNLPDANGTDAVDKICGLDPTLPIVVLTGNVDDHYGVSAVASGAQDYLVKGNVEPEMLRRSLLYAIERKRSELTAVDLHASHLRAQENARLERGLLPSPLLLENPGVDIVAKYRPGRPNALLGGDFYDFVQTPDRTVHVMVGDVSGHGPDEAALGVALRIGWRALTFAGLRGNERMQQLERILRAERPGPGIFATVMSLAFSPRDRSFTAVRAGHPGMLLHNRTGNSVDWLEPPAGPALGLGGAAWPLTELELPAGHGLLLLTDGLFEGHSGEGNERLGEEGLLGLARTVAGLPGPQFVEALIDRAEDRARRHGGLTDDIAVVRVERTT; from the coding sequence ATGCTCGCGCCGCATGACTCAGAACTGAGGCCTGTGCCCGATTCCGCCGTTGCCCCGATGACGCAATTCGATACATTGACGGTGCTCCTCGTCGAGGATGACCGCGGTGATGCGTTGCTCGTCGAGGAGTTGATCAGCGACGCGGTGGCTGACATCCGGCTGCGGTGGGCCGAGTCCATGGCGGACGCCGCCCGGGAGATCCGCTCAGGGCGCCCGGACTGTGTGCTGCTGGACCTCAACCTGCCCGACGCCAACGGAACCGACGCCGTGGACAAGATCTGCGGACTCGACCCCACCCTGCCGATCGTCGTGCTCACCGGCAACGTCGACGACCACTACGGCGTATCGGCGGTCGCATCCGGCGCTCAGGACTACCTCGTCAAGGGGAATGTCGAACCGGAGATGCTGCGGCGTTCACTCCTGTACGCCATCGAGCGGAAGCGCTCCGAGCTCACCGCGGTCGACCTGCACGCCAGCCATCTGCGGGCACAGGAGAACGCCCGACTGGAGCGCGGTCTGCTGCCGTCGCCGCTGCTGCTCGAGAACCCGGGCGTCGACATCGTCGCCAAGTACCGGCCGGGCCGGCCGAACGCACTGCTCGGCGGTGACTTCTACGATTTCGTCCAGACTCCCGACCGCACGGTGCACGTGATGGTCGGCGACGTCTCCGGCCACGGACCCGATGAAGCGGCCCTCGGGGTGGCGCTGAGGATCGGGTGGCGCGCACTGACCTTCGCCGGGTTGCGCGGTAACGAGCGCATGCAGCAATTGGAGCGCATCCTGCGCGCCGAGCGGCCGGGGCCGGGCATCTTCGCCACCGTGATGAGCCTCGCCTTCTCCCCCAGGGACCGCAGCTTCACGGCCGTGCGCGCGGGCCATCCCGGGATGCTGCTGCACAACCGCACCGGCAACAGCGTGGACTGGCTGGAACCGCCCGCCGGACCCGCGCTCGGCCTCGGCGGTGCGGCATGGCCGCTGACCGAACTCGAGTTGCCCGCCGGCCACGGCCTGCTGCTGCTCACCGACGGGCTGTTCGAGGGCCACTCCGGCGAGGGCAACGAACGCCTCGGTGAGGAGGGGCTCCTTGGCCTGGCCCGCACGGTGGCGGGGCTGCCCGGACCCCAGTTCGTCGAGGCGCTGATCGACCGCGCCGAGGACCGCGCCCGACGGCACGGTGGACTGACCGACGACATCGCGGTAGTCCGCGTGGAGCGCACCACGTGA
- a CDS encoding M15 family metallopeptidase, translating to MTAVPSAPVMVVSLIRIRRSIGRRPATALAVAAAAIALVGCGADAPPQAPPSPSSSTSQKSTATRPSATRTPTSTRTTSAAPQPAAVTPVTAADLGSTWRPGCPLGPERLRRVELDHLGFDGRTHRGALVVHEDLVAQVIEVFGQLQRLGYPIAKMRTVDAYPGADDELSMRDNNTSAFNCRGIPGSQAWSYHAYGRAIDLNPLLNPYIGGSGAVEPANAGPYVDRTRTDPGILHAGDPAVLVFTDRGWRWGGDWRTPKDYQHFELR from the coding sequence GTGACCGCGGTACCGTCGGCACCGGTCATGGTGGTGTCACTCATCCGAATCCGGCGCAGCATCGGCCGGCGCCCCGCGACGGCGCTGGCCGTGGCCGCCGCTGCCATCGCGCTCGTCGGATGCGGGGCCGACGCGCCGCCGCAGGCCCCGCCTTCCCCGTCGTCCTCCACATCCCAGAAGTCCACCGCGACACGCCCGAGCGCCACCAGGACGCCCACCAGTACGAGGACGACCTCTGCGGCGCCGCAACCCGCTGCGGTCACCCCGGTCACCGCCGCCGACCTGGGGTCGACCTGGCGACCGGGCTGCCCCCTCGGCCCCGAACGTCTCCGGCGCGTCGAACTCGACCACCTCGGTTTCGACGGTCGGACCCACCGTGGTGCACTCGTCGTCCACGAGGACCTGGTGGCGCAGGTCATCGAGGTGTTCGGCCAACTGCAGCGGCTGGGCTATCCCATCGCGAAGATGCGCACCGTCGACGCGTACCCGGGCGCCGATGACGAACTGTCGATGCGGGACAACAACACCTCGGCCTTCAACTGCCGGGGGATCCCGGGGTCGCAGGCCTGGTCCTACCATGCCTACGGTCGCGCGATCGACCTCAACCCGCTGCTCAACCCCTACATCGGTGGCAGTGGTGCGGTGGAACCGGCCAACGCCGGCCCCTACGTCGACCGCACCCGCACCGATCCCGGCATCCTGCACGCCGGTGACCCGGCCGTACTCGTGTTCACCGACCGCGGATGGCGCTGGGGTGGGGACTGGCGGACACCGAAGGACTACCAGCACTTCGAGCTGCGGTGA
- a CDS encoding acyltransferase family protein, which yields MRSGEIKALSGLRIVAAVWVVLFHFRPLLAQAAPDFTAALAPLLDCGAQGVDLFFILSGFVLTWNYLDRMGQSWSTRTTLRFLWLRLARVWPVYLVTMHLAAAWIIFTRNVGHVPSPAVDQLTATSYLRQLLLVQLWFEPYFDGTSWDGPAWSISAEWLAYLLFGVLILVIFRVARVSRARVLLWVAIAASLPPTLLLLATGEFYTPWSWLPRIVMQFTAGAFACAAVRKLRPTERTRRAFGWLALLIGATIVGSLYYLDANPPASVRDASGLVDVLFVPLVVALAVGAGTLPRLLSARPMVYCGHISFGLYMVHELVHTAWNWAVVQFEITVTPGWTGTTVVIGLLGVAVVGAVALYHGVEEPARLWMRRMVDVRDSTSSSVGGRSAPTPDAEREEHTDHVPVRVG from the coding sequence GTGCGCAGCGGAGAGATCAAGGCCCTGTCGGGTCTGCGCATCGTCGCCGCGGTCTGGGTCGTCCTGTTCCACTTCCGGCCGCTGTTGGCGCAGGCCGCACCGGATTTCACTGCTGCGCTGGCCCCGCTGCTGGACTGCGGCGCCCAGGGCGTCGACCTGTTCTTCATCCTCAGCGGCTTCGTGCTGACGTGGAACTACCTCGACCGCATGGGTCAGTCCTGGTCCACCCGAACGACTTTGCGTTTCCTGTGGTTACGACTCGCCCGGGTGTGGCCGGTCTACCTGGTCACCATGCACCTGGCCGCGGCGTGGATCATCTTCACCCGCAACGTCGGCCACGTCCCGTCACCGGCGGTCGATCAGCTCACCGCGACCAGTTATCTGCGCCAGCTGCTGCTGGTCCAGCTGTGGTTCGAACCGTACTTCGACGGCACCAGCTGGGACGGTCCGGCGTGGTCGATCAGCGCAGAGTGGTTGGCGTATCTGCTGTTCGGCGTGCTGATCCTGGTGATCTTCCGTGTCGCCCGGGTGTCACGGGCGCGTGTTCTGCTGTGGGTGGCGATCGCCGCCTCGCTGCCGCCGACGCTGCTGTTGCTCGCCACCGGCGAGTTCTACACGCCCTGGAGTTGGTTGCCGCGCATCGTGATGCAGTTCACCGCAGGCGCGTTCGCCTGTGCGGCAGTGCGCAAGCTGCGACCCACCGAGCGGACCCGTCGCGCTTTCGGTTGGTTGGCGCTGCTGATCGGGGCGACGATCGTCGGCAGCCTGTACTACCTCGACGCCAATCCGCCGGCCTCCGTCCGGGACGCCAGCGGCCTGGTGGACGTCCTGTTCGTTCCGCTGGTCGTGGCGCTGGCCGTGGGGGCGGGCACTCTGCCGCGGCTGTTGTCGGCCCGTCCGATGGTGTACTGCGGCCACATCTCGTTCGGGCTGTACATGGTTCACGAGTTGGTGCACACCGCATGGAACTGGGCGGTGGTCCAGTTCGAGATCACCGTGACCCCGGGCTGGACCGGCACCACGGTGGTCATCGGCCTGCTCGGCGTCGCCGTGGTCGGTGCGGTCGCGCTGTATCACGGCGTCGAGGAACCGGCCCGGTTGTGGATGCGCCGGATGGTGGACGTCAGGGATTCGACGAGCAGCAGCGTCGGCGGCCGTTCCGCCCCGACACCGGACGCCGAGCGCGAGGAACACACCGACCACGTACCCGTACGCGTCGGATGA
- a CDS encoding Rv0518 family GDSL lipase yields MSRLVTLVLSVALLVGLVVARPQPVRDDEMVTLQFAGSRVAVVGDSYTTGSNEGGEGAKGWTTRAWQLLAAQGLPVRADVAAEGGAGYGTRGNRGSVFEDLTARAVKADDHLVVFYGSRNDERVEPTLFTIMVYGVFQLARRTAPEARLLVIGPPWPTADPPPAILRIRDTLRYQSGLANATFVDPIAERWFVDAPGLIGADGVHPTDAGHLYMADKIAPLIATQLTRRV; encoded by the coding sequence GTGAGTCGCCTGGTCACGTTGGTGCTGTCTGTTGCGCTGCTGGTCGGCCTGGTGGTCGCCCGCCCGCAGCCGGTACGCGACGACGAGATGGTGACGCTGCAGTTCGCCGGCAGTCGCGTCGCCGTCGTCGGCGACTCGTACACCACCGGCAGTAACGAGGGTGGCGAAGGCGCCAAGGGCTGGACGACGCGGGCATGGCAGTTGTTGGCCGCCCAGGGCCTTCCGGTGCGCGCCGACGTCGCTGCCGAGGGCGGTGCCGGGTACGGGACCCGCGGCAACCGCGGCAGTGTCTTCGAGGACCTCACCGCCCGAGCGGTGAAGGCCGACGACCACCTCGTGGTGTTCTACGGGTCGCGGAACGACGAGAGGGTCGAGCCCACCCTGTTCACGATCATGGTCTACGGCGTGTTCCAACTCGCCCGCCGTACCGCTCCGGAAGCCCGGCTCCTGGTGATCGGCCCACCGTGGCCGACCGCCGATCCGCCGCCGGCGATCCTCCGGATCCGCGACACCCTGCGGTATCAGTCGGGCCTGGCCAACGCAACGTTCGTCGACCCGATCGCGGAGCGCTGGTTCGTCGACGCCCCCGGGCTCATCGGCGCCGACGGCGTCCACCCCACCGACGCCGGGCACCTGTACATGGCCGACAAGATCGCGCCGTTGATCGCCACCCAGCTGACCCGACGGGTCTGA